The following coding sequences are from one bacterium SCSIO 12741 window:
- a CDS encoding Crp/Fnr family transcriptional regulator, which yields MLDTQEIFRKAQFILEPDLREEVVAQGKVLSFEKGETIVREGQYVKVLPIVLTGQIRVFQSREDREILLYYVRPGETCMMSLSACFFNHESPSQAVASSKVEILAIPTNFITEWQRKYPSWNKFVIQTFRNRYDELLDAFESVAFSHVDKRVMNYLRTQQEEKGESMIPISHQQLANEIGTTRVVVSRILKQFEMNGRVKLHRAAIELL from the coding sequence ATGCTCGATACCCAAGAAATATTTCGAAAGGCGCAGTTCATTTTAGAGCCCGATCTTCGGGAAGAAGTGGTTGCACAAGGAAAAGTGTTGTCGTTTGAAAAGGGAGAAACCATTGTTCGAGAAGGGCAATACGTAAAGGTTCTACCCATTGTTTTGACCGGACAAATTCGAGTGTTTCAGTCGCGCGAGGATCGAGAAATATTGCTCTATTATGTGCGTCCCGGGGAAACCTGTATGATGTCGCTATCAGCTTGTTTTTTTAATCACGAGAGTCCTTCTCAAGCCGTAGCTTCTTCAAAGGTTGAAATTCTTGCTATTCCGACCAATTTTATAACCGAATGGCAGCGCAAATATCCCTCCTGGAACAAGTTTGTGATTCAAACCTTTCGTAACCGTTACGACGAATTGCTGGACGCTTTTGAAAGCGTTGCCTTTAGCCATGTCGACAAACGGGTAATGAACTACTTAAGAACTCAGCAAGAGGAAAAAGGGGAGTCTATGATTCCCATTTCACACCAGCAGTTGGCCAATGAAATCGGAACCACCCGGGTGGTTGTTTCGCGTATCCTGAAACAGTTTGAAATGAATGGCCGGGTAAAATTGCACCGGGCAGCCATCGAGCTTCTGTAA
- a CDS encoding DUF2490 domain-containing protein, with product MGIKNWHKGIITLALIAFGIQGWSQKSDLGAWYMYMGDQRIQGRWHWWNEVQYRDYQMMGDIEQLLLRTAISYDLSENNNALSLGYGYIHSENYTDPMREIKDQKSKDDEHRIYQQFFTKQKFGRFYLNHRFRFEQRFINAQSTLKYRLRYFLQFRAAITKPKLEKGCLYFSAYNEIFVTSPSFEMDRMRTYTAAGYQLTPNLKLEAGVMYQNVIQDRGRTQLQVLLINSLPFKKKSKDSTK from the coding sequence ATGGGGATTAAAAACTGGCATAAGGGCATCATTACCCTGGCTCTAATTGCGTTTGGAATACAAGGATGGTCTCAGAAATCCGATCTGGGAGCTTGGTACATGTACATGGGAGATCAGCGCATCCAGGGAAGATGGCATTGGTGGAATGAAGTACAGTACCGGGATTATCAAATGATGGGCGACATTGAACAGCTCCTGCTGAGAACGGCTATTAGCTACGATCTTTCCGAAAACAACAACGCCCTTTCTTTGGGATACGGATATATTCACTCGGAAAATTACACCGATCCTATGCGAGAAATAAAGGATCAGAAATCCAAGGATGATGAACACCGAATCTACCAGCAGTTTTTTACCAAGCAAAAGTTTGGACGCTTCTACCTGAATCACCGGTTTCGCTTTGAGCAGCGATTTATCAATGCCCAGAGTACCTTGAAATATCGGTTGCGTTACTTCCTTCAGTTCAGAGCGGCTATCACCAAGCCTAAACTTGAAAAAGGATGCCTCTATTTTTCGGCTTACAATGAAATTTTTGTGACCTCTCCATCTTTTGAAATGGATCGGATGCGGACCTATACGGCTGCTGGATATCAATTGACTCCCAACCTCAAGTTGGAGGCTGGAGTGATGTACCAAAATGTGATTCAGGATCGGGGAAGAACTCAACTTCAAGTCTTGCTAATCAATAGCCTGCCCTTCAAAAAGAAGAGCAAGGATTCGACGAAATAG
- a CDS encoding TonB-dependent receptor — MMLFARLSWIMFIVLGISGVLQAGDAGTGGVRGVLTDDISNEPLPFANIIIDGTTKGTTTNINGEYLIEGIQPGFIRLKVSVLGYRSVISPDIQIFSGRTVNFDIKMEKTAQQMKEVVVEANPFNRTEESPLSMQTIGVTEIERAAGANRDVSKVIQSFPGVASTPAFRNDIIIRGGAPNENRFYLDEIEVPNINHFQTQGASGGPVGIINVNLIREVDFQSGAFPASRGNMMSSLLTFKQLDGNADKLRGKVTLGSSDLGLTLDGPLSKKMTFVFSVRQSYLQFLFSALDLPFLPTYYDYQTKLKYKINQKNEISLVSIGALDKFKLNTDANETRQQQYILANIPVNEQWNYAIGAVYKHFGANSFQTIVVSRNMLNNESTKYQDNDDSSEDNLILNYRSQEIENKFRFENTTRLNGWKLSYGVNYEYAKYNNSTYNRVVIPGSGLGPSRVDTVDFQSNLEMNKYGAFVQVSKRLLESRLRISAGIRVDGNDYSSAMENPLEQFSPRASASFDLTTNWSINLAAGRFYQLPAYTILGYRQGNEFINQSTGLKYIYADHLNGGVEWRPRKTAKITVEGFYKKYNQYPLSVNKGISLANIGADFGVVGNERVISTSEGRAYGIEVLAQQKLYKGFYGILSYTWVRSEFTNAGGAYAPSSWDSEHLVSLTAGKKFKKKWEAGARWRYVHGRPYTPYKFPESSLRVNYDINPSGVLDYQQINSQRLASFNQLDIRVDKTFNFKKWSLNLYLDIQNILNFQAEDQDFLYPRQDDNGNFIVLNPDDPYEQQVYDMEQVPNTTGTVLPTIGVILEF, encoded by the coding sequence ATGATGCTTTTTGCTCGCTTGAGTTGGATAATGTTTATTGTTCTGGGAATCTCCGGAGTGCTGCAGGCTGGTGATGCCGGTACCGGAGGTGTTCGTGGTGTACTCACGGATGATATCAGCAATGAACCCCTACCCTTTGCCAACATCATCATTGATGGTACTACCAAGGGAACGACGACCAACATCAACGGAGAGTACCTAATTGAAGGCATTCAACCGGGGTTCATTCGATTAAAAGTATCGGTGTTGGGATACCGTTCTGTCATTAGTCCGGATATCCAGATCTTTTCAGGTCGAACGGTCAATTTTGACATCAAGATGGAAAAGACCGCCCAGCAGATGAAGGAAGTGGTGGTAGAAGCGAACCCCTTTAATCGAACGGAAGAAAGCCCACTTTCGATGCAGACGATTGGGGTAACGGAGATTGAACGGGCCGCAGGGGCGAACCGGGATGTATCCAAGGTGATTCAGTCTTTTCCGGGTGTGGCCTCAACGCCCGCTTTTCGAAACGATATTATTATTCGGGGTGGTGCTCCCAATGAGAACCGGTTTTACCTGGATGAAATTGAAGTGCCAAACATCAATCACTTTCAAACGCAAGGTGCTTCGGGCGGACCGGTAGGTATTATCAACGTAAACCTGATTCGAGAAGTGGATTTTCAGTCGGGAGCTTTTCCGGCAAGTCGGGGCAACATGATGAGTTCTTTACTAACCTTCAAGCAATTGGACGGTAATGCGGATAAACTTCGGGGTAAGGTTACCCTGGGTTCTTCGGATTTGGGTCTTACGCTCGACGGCCCCCTAAGCAAGAAAATGACCTTCGTGTTTTCGGTCAGGCAATCCTACCTTCAGTTTCTATTTAGTGCCCTGGATTTACCTTTTCTACCTACCTATTACGATTACCAAACCAAGCTGAAATACAAAATCAACCAGAAGAATGAAATCTCCCTGGTGAGCATAGGAGCTCTGGATAAGTTCAAACTAAACACCGATGCAAACGAAACCCGCCAGCAACAATATATTCTGGCCAATATTCCAGTTAATGAGCAATGGAATTACGCTATAGGAGCGGTGTACAAGCATTTTGGTGCAAACAGTTTTCAAACGATCGTAGTGAGTCGGAATATGCTCAACAATGAATCGACCAAATACCAGGACAACGACGACAGTAGTGAAGACAACCTAATCCTTAATTACCGTTCGCAGGAAATCGAAAACAAATTCCGCTTTGAAAATACTACTCGACTCAATGGCTGGAAATTGTCCTATGGCGTAAACTATGAATACGCTAAGTACAACAACAGCACCTACAACCGGGTGGTGATTCCTGGAAGTGGGTTAGGCCCTTCACGGGTAGATACGGTAGATTTTCAGTCGAATTTGGAAATGAATAAATATGGTGCCTTCGTTCAGGTAAGTAAGCGATTATTGGAAAGTAGATTGCGTATTTCAGCTGGAATTAGAGTGGATGGAAACGACTACAGCAGTGCCATGGAAAATCCATTGGAACAGTTTTCTCCACGAGCCAGTGCTTCTTTTGATTTGACAACGAACTGGTCCATCAACTTGGCAGCAGGACGATTCTACCAGCTTCCAGCCTATACCATATTGGGTTATCGCCAGGGCAACGAATTCATCAATCAGTCCACCGGATTAAAATACATCTATGCCGATCATTTGAATGGTGGAGTAGAGTGGAGGCCTCGCAAAACGGCCAAAATCACGGTAGAAGGTTTTTACAAAAAATACAACCAATATCCGCTTTCCGTGAACAAAGGAATTAGCCTGGCCAATATCGGAGCTGACTTTGGCGTAGTGGGTAACGAACGGGTGATTTCTACCTCAGAAGGCCGGGCATACGGAATTGAAGTATTGGCCCAGCAGAAGTTGTATAAAGGATTTTACGGTATTCTTTCCTACACCTGGGTGAGAAGCGAGTTTACCAATGCCGGAGGAGCTTACGCTCCATCTTCGTGGGACTCGGAGCATTTGGTGAGCTTGACAGCCGGAAAGAAGTTCAAAAAGAAATGGGAAGCTGGTGCCCGTTGGAGATACGTTCACGGACGACCTTATACGCCTTACAAGTTTCCCGAATCCTCTCTACGGGTAAACTACGATATCAATCCATCCGGTGTATTGGATTACCAGCAAATCAACTCGCAGCGTTTGGCTTCGTTCAATCAATTGGACATTCGGGTAGACAAGACCTTCAACTTCAAAAAATGGTCCTTAAACCTTTACCTGGACATTCAAAATATTCTCAACTTCCAAGCCGAAGATCAGGACTTCCTTTATCCAAGGCAGGATGATAACGGAAACTTCATTGTACTCAATCCTGATGACCCTTACGAGCAACAGGTCTATGATATGGAGCAAGTTCCTAACACCACCGGAACTGTATTGCCCACCATCGGTGTGATTCTCGAGTTTTAA
- a CDS encoding helix-turn-helix transcriptional regulator gives MTRDYIHINDFIILVEEAQANTVEVDICGFEEPLIAVAFYGSGNVDLAVKYGQKTKNFKHTKGLALSFYADDQVSFEHTISEHKNLECIVIATALRHLDKLPNQEGEIFKELLQELVQPKDHYVEGPSFFMTPEMQRILDALFANQYSGKTKMMFFRSQITALLSHFFGQLALMHDSRAQTDHRDKLNEARDILLANLDNPPSLSELSRQIGLNTSKLKKEFKAVFGEPVFKYLHNERLSTAHKLISEQKATVQEAAWQVGYDSLSSFSNAFSKKFGYRPSQIK, from the coding sequence TTGACACGCGATTACATCCATATCAACGATTTTATCATTCTGGTAGAAGAAGCGCAGGCCAATACTGTGGAAGTGGATATCTGTGGCTTTGAAGAACCACTCATTGCCGTTGCCTTTTACGGATCGGGGAATGTGGATCTGGCTGTAAAGTATGGGCAGAAAACCAAGAACTTTAAACACACCAAGGGGCTGGCTCTTTCTTTCTATGCGGATGATCAGGTAAGTTTCGAACACACCATTTCTGAGCACAAAAATTTGGAGTGTATTGTAATCGCAACGGCCTTGCGACACTTGGACAAACTACCGAATCAGGAAGGAGAAATCTTTAAAGAATTGCTCCAGGAATTGGTGCAGCCCAAGGATCATTATGTAGAAGGGCCGAGCTTTTTCATGACTCCGGAAATGCAGCGTATTCTGGATGCCTTGTTTGCCAACCAGTATTCCGGAAAAACCAAAATGATGTTTTTCAGAAGCCAGATTACGGCGCTACTCTCCCACTTCTTTGGGCAGTTGGCGTTGATGCATGATTCCAGGGCTCAAACCGATCATCGTGATAAGCTCAATGAGGCCCGGGATATTTTGCTTGCTAACCTGGACAACCCGCCATCTCTTTCTGAACTTTCCCGACAAATTGGGCTCAACACGTCCAAACTCAAAAAGGAATTTAAAGCGGTATTTGGAGAGCCTGTTTTTAAATACCTCCACAACGAAAGACTGTCCACAGCCCACAAACTCATCAGCGAACAAAAAGCAACCGTACAGGAGGCCGCCTGGCAAGTGGGTTATGATAGCCTGAGTTCCTTCTCCAACGCTTTCTCCAAAAAATTCGGATACCGACCCAGCCAAATCAAGTAG
- a CDS encoding DUF1772 domain-containing protein, whose product MELSFKTLSLLLGIILTGLTAGLCYTWSNAITPGIGSLDDHTFLKSFQAMNRAIINPSFILVFFGPVILLFLNAYWFRNTSPITFWSFLIAALVFFIGVSVVTVSKNVPLNEILDRSILEVMSKQELAQLRKTFEEPWNRWHWIRTLSSIASLILLLMGSFNLK is encoded by the coding sequence ATGGAACTCTCATTCAAAACCCTCAGCTTATTGCTTGGCATCATTCTAACCGGATTAACAGCCGGCTTATGCTACACCTGGTCAAATGCTATAACCCCAGGAATTGGAAGTCTTGATGATCACACTTTTCTAAAATCTTTTCAGGCCATGAACCGGGCGATTATCAATCCCAGTTTTATACTCGTTTTTTTTGGCCCAGTCATTCTTCTCTTTCTAAACGCCTATTGGTTTAGGAACACCAGCCCCATCACCTTTTGGTCCTTTTTGATCGCCGCCTTGGTTTTCTTCATAGGTGTAAGCGTGGTCACTGTTTCGAAAAATGTCCCGCTCAACGAAATCCTCGACAGGAGCATTCTGGAAGTGATGAGTAAACAAGAGCTGGCCCAGCTCAGAAAGACCTTTGAAGAGCCCTGGAACCGCTGGCATTGGATACGCACCCTAAGCTCTATCGCCTCACTTATTCTGCTGCTTATGGGCAGCTTCAATCTGAAATAA
- a CDS encoding NAD(P)H-binding protein codes for MKTENILVLGGTGKTGRRIVDLLTQKGHNVRIGSRSNQPSFDWHQPEEWTHALEGMDQVYITYQPDLAVPGALQAIEQLVKEAQKTGIQKLVLLSGKGEREAELCEQVVIHSGLDYTIVRASWFNQNFSESFLVDPILDGFVALPQSEVQIPFVDADDIAEVAVKALLEETHSGKIYQLTGPRSLTFKEAIYEIAEASNRAITFVPITVEEYGEGMRQAQLPEDFIWLIEYLFREVLGNPKNSEITQDVEKVLGRPAIDFSQYVQRTAQTGVWTVA; via the coding sequence ATGAAAACAGAGAACATCTTAGTACTTGGTGGAACCGGAAAAACCGGGCGCAGAATCGTCGATTTGTTAACTCAAAAAGGACATAATGTGCGCATTGGTTCCCGAAGCAACCAACCTTCATTTGATTGGCATCAACCCGAAGAATGGACTCATGCCTTGGAAGGAATGGACCAGGTATACATCACCTATCAACCCGACCTGGCCGTGCCGGGAGCCCTTCAAGCGATTGAGCAATTGGTCAAAGAAGCCCAAAAAACGGGTATTCAAAAATTAGTTTTACTCTCTGGAAAAGGAGAGCGCGAAGCCGAACTTTGCGAACAAGTTGTTATCCACTCGGGATTGGATTATACGATCGTGAGGGCCAGCTGGTTTAACCAGAATTTTAGTGAAAGCTTTTTGGTAGATCCCATTTTGGATGGTTTCGTTGCCCTCCCTCAGTCCGAAGTTCAAATTCCCTTTGTAGACGCCGATGATATTGCCGAAGTTGCGGTCAAAGCACTCTTGGAAGAAACACATAGTGGAAAAATCTATCAACTGACCGGACCTCGATCACTAACCTTTAAAGAGGCCATCTACGAAATCGCCGAGGCCAGCAATCGAGCCATCACCTTTGTGCCAATTACCGTGGAAGAATATGGAGAAGGAATGCGCCAAGCTCAGCTACCCGAAGATTTTATCTGGTTGATTGAATACCTCTTTCGTGAAGTGCTGGGGAATCCTAAAAACTCAGAAATCACCCAGGATGTGGAAAAGGTTCTTGGTCGCCCGGCGATCGATTTTAGCCAATATGTCCAGAGGACTGCCCAAACCGGAGTTTGGACCGTTGCCTAA
- a CDS encoding T9SS type A sorting domain-containing protein, with protein MAGTYTNAGIGTVNPDPADQWTAVESMSGGGNIEGGIWNYDTLIIRGPSWQTFIRINGDSTYTNVWDIEQAASGDVYFVGEVLDSIIFNPSKKYRYANEGLLLVKLNSSGVYQWHKYLPLAEGYDLELDPSDNPVVVGRRASDALLMNKYNPSGTLIAQLSATSGGSGFGEGHGIALSGSHFYVTGTFLDSLKMGNKVVYSSSQAMFMAKVKADLSGVEWLDESYFPGSACIGYDVEIDGCGYPVGAGTYRSGRFTGKLWLYRYHPDGTYLGSYTFNGGAEHVEAYAMEITGTNTFNIGGQFHDTMVGPLNSINPIDTNLLGFTATIDTCMLSAMVQAESYSTSWSSAPINLSGFPSGGTFSGVGVTGTQFDPNVAGPGDHVIYYSVSDCHCSALDSITIHVDCYPNDQFIEYMNIHQHNTQNYPHFRRKESDYFVDSIPDRETGLPTPVQRVITVATSQDNSGDIYVSLAADSGRVIWTNRYGGSNQDRGTSVKKCADGYIVSGTTLSYGSTKKKPFLLRLNRDGSVKWFQVYEISNHVLSTNAVELNNGDIAMVGFYNGHEYSGQVHDFFTLVADSTGSLLAFRQLGKATRNWEYMRDVEPTSDGGFVIVGNTGHNYDYHAGLVIKMDNSYNVQWAHKFRRTLAGGVYNLNGPSSERSNTFFTAIKETASGEFIVVGRTSDHTGSGTNATFRHGLIVRLSSTGNLINHLMVAKDVSEMMLLHNLTINDRGETVVTGKTRLSSSGLERTHLFALDPLWSSLVFSVEYDMDAKNVGLGVWQSPDRGYTITGLTGATGSTRKPFVINSDSVGTSQTQTLCDVPLTIHMYQDPIEESIYNWEENNPDVSESGYSIGKTDLCVQLFDCSATGVPTGREKVSADDDEWLDVVYGSGDELQKDPIQVYPNPATNQVSFTRPVLDVKILDLSGRIILDAPGLQANQLSLGELTPGTYLISWKENEGSLFETTPLIIE; from the coding sequence ATGGCGGGGACGTACACAAATGCTGGTATTGGGACCGTCAATCCAGACCCCGCCGACCAATGGACCGCTGTTGAATCTATGTCTGGTGGAGGGAATATTGAAGGTGGAATATGGAATTACGATACCTTAATCATTCGCGGGCCTTCCTGGCAGACCTTTATTCGGATCAATGGCGATAGCACATATACCAATGTTTGGGATATAGAACAGGCCGCTTCTGGAGATGTTTATTTTGTGGGTGAGGTTTTGGATTCTATCATATTTAATCCTTCAAAAAAGTACAGATATGCCAATGAAGGTTTACTGCTGGTTAAGCTTAATTCTTCGGGAGTATATCAATGGCATAAATACTTACCCCTGGCAGAAGGGTATGATTTGGAGTTGGACCCTAGCGACAATCCCGTAGTTGTTGGGCGAAGAGCCTCAGACGCCCTTTTAATGAATAAGTACAATCCAAGTGGAACTCTCATTGCTCAATTATCCGCTACGAGTGGAGGTTCAGGTTTTGGGGAAGGTCATGGAATTGCGCTAAGCGGATCTCATTTTTATGTGACTGGAACCTTTTTGGATTCATTAAAAATGGGAAATAAAGTGGTTTATAGTTCCAGCCAGGCGATGTTCATGGCCAAGGTAAAAGCAGATTTGAGCGGTGTTGAATGGCTTGATGAAAGTTACTTTCCTGGCTCTGCCTGCATAGGGTATGACGTCGAAATTGATGGCTGTGGTTACCCTGTAGGAGCAGGTACCTACCGTTCTGGAAGGTTTACAGGCAAGCTATGGCTGTACCGCTACCACCCGGATGGAACCTATTTGGGCAGTTATACATTTAATGGAGGCGCAGAACATGTTGAAGCCTATGCGATGGAAATTACGGGAACAAATACATTTAACATTGGAGGCCAGTTTCATGACACCATGGTTGGCCCTCTGAATAGTATTAACCCGATTGACACCAATCTTTTGGGCTTTACAGCAACAATTGATACTTGTATGCTTTCTGCAATGGTTCAGGCTGAGAGCTATTCCACTTCTTGGAGTTCTGCGCCTATCAATCTTTCCGGGTTTCCTTCTGGAGGTACTTTTTCAGGTGTGGGTGTAACCGGTACTCAATTCGATCCTAATGTAGCAGGACCAGGTGATCACGTGATCTATTATTCCGTTTCGGACTGCCATTGCTCCGCTTTAGATTCCATCACCATTCATGTTGATTGTTATCCCAATGATCAATTCATTGAATACATGAATATCCACCAGCACAATACCCAAAATTACCCTCATTTTAGAAGAAAGGAATCAGACTACTTTGTGGATTCAATTCCAGATCGGGAAACAGGTCTTCCTACTCCGGTTCAACGAGTAATTACCGTTGCGACGAGCCAGGATAATAGCGGTGACATTTATGTGTCTTTGGCCGCCGACTCAGGACGTGTAATTTGGACTAATCGATATGGTGGTTCCAATCAAGATCGTGGTACTTCAGTGAAAAAATGTGCGGACGGTTATATTGTTAGTGGTACTACCCTAAGCTACGGAAGTACAAAGAAAAAACCATTCTTGCTTCGTTTAAATCGTGATGGCTCTGTGAAGTGGTTTCAGGTTTATGAAATCAGCAACCATGTCTTGAGTACTAATGCTGTTGAACTGAACAATGGAGATATTGCCATGGTTGGTTTTTACAACGGCCATGAGTATTCAGGTCAGGTACATGATTTCTTTACTCTTGTAGCTGATAGCACAGGCTCACTATTAGCTTTTCGTCAGTTAGGTAAAGCCACAAGAAACTGGGAATACATGCGTGATGTCGAGCCAACATCAGATGGTGGATTTGTGATCGTTGGAAATACCGGACACAATTATGACTACCATGCTGGTTTGGTCATTAAAATGGACAATAGCTACAATGTTCAATGGGCTCATAAGTTCAGACGAACCTTAGCCGGAGGTGTTTATAACCTCAATGGACCTTCATCCGAAAGAAGTAATACTTTTTTCACAGCGATTAAGGAGACTGCGAGTGGAGAGTTCATTGTTGTTGGTCGCACGAGTGATCACACTGGTTCTGGAACTAATGCCACTTTTCGTCATGGATTAATCGTAAGACTAAGCTCAACTGGAAACTTGATCAACCATCTAATGGTAGCCAAGGATGTATCTGAAATGATGTTGTTGCACAACTTGACCATAAATGATCGAGGTGAAACCGTTGTTACCGGTAAGACTCGTTTGAGCTCTTCAGGATTGGAACGTACTCATTTATTCGCTTTAGATCCACTGTGGAGCTCTTTGGTTTTCTCGGTAGAGTACGATATGGATGCAAAAAACGTAGGGTTAGGCGTGTGGCAATCTCCTGATAGAGGATATACCATAACCGGACTAACTGGGGCCACTGGATCAACCCGTAAGCCTTTTGTCATTAATTCTGATTCCGTTGGTACATCTCAAACTCAAACATTATGCGATGTACCGCTGACCATTCACATGTATCAAGATCCGATTGAGGAGAGTATTTACAATTGGGAGGAAAATAACCCGGATGTGTCCGAATCAGGATACAGCATTGGCAAAACTGATCTTTGCGTACAACTGTTCGATTGTAGTGCGACCGGAGTTCCTACTGGTCGTGAAAAAGTTTCCGCTGATGATGATGAGTGGTTGGACGTGGTTTATGGCTCAGGTGATGAATTACAAAAAGACCCGATTCAGGTTTATCCGAATCCAGCTACCAATCAAGTTTCATTTACCAGACCTGTCCTGGACGTGAAAATTTTGGACCTTTCAGGACGTATCATCTTGGATGCCCCTGGACTTCAGGCTAATCAGTTGTCGCTTGGTGAACTTACGCCAGGTACTTATTTGATAAGCTGGAAAGAAAATGAAGGAAGTTTGTTTGAAACTACTCCTTTAATTATCGAGTAA
- a CDS encoding peroxiredoxin, whose amino-acid sequence MSVLVGKKAPSFSETAVANGGEVINDFSLDQYIGKSHVLFFFYPKDFTFVCPTELHAFNAALDQFKQRGVEVVACSTDTAESHWGWLQMPKSQGGIQGVNYPIVADTTKTISANYGVLAGDYDLDEQGNLIATGPMIAFRGLFLIDKNGVVQHQVVNNFPLGRSVGEALRMVDALLHFEENGEVCPADWNQGDDAMKDTHEGVADYLAAH is encoded by the coding sequence ATGTCAGTTTTAGTTGGAAAAAAAGCTCCCTCATTTTCAGAGACCGCTGTAGCTAACGGTGGAGAAGTGATCAATGACTTTTCTCTGGATCAATACATTGGAAAAAGCCACGTTTTGTTCTTTTTCTACCCAAAAGATTTCACCTTCGTTTGTCCTACCGAATTGCACGCTTTTAACGCTGCTTTGGATCAGTTTAAGCAACGTGGTGTTGAAGTAGTAGCTTGCTCTACTGACACTGCTGAGTCTCACTGGGGATGGTTGCAAATGCCCAAAAGCCAAGGTGGTATTCAAGGTGTAAACTACCCTATCGTTGCCGATACTACAAAAACCATTTCTGCTAACTACGGTGTTTTGGCCGGAGACTACGATTTGGATGAGCAAGGTAACTTGATCGCTACTGGACCAATGATCGCTTTCCGTGGATTGTTCTTAATCGACAAAAACGGAGTTGTTCAGCACCAAGTAGTAAACAACTTCCCATTAGGAAGAAGCGTTGGTGAAGCTCTTCGTATGGTTGATGCTTTGTTGCACTTCGAAGAAAACGGTGAAGTTTGTCCTGCTGACTGGAACCAGGGTGACGACGCTATGAAAGACACTCACGAAGGAGTTGCTGATTATTTGGCTGCTCACTAA
- a CDS encoding DUF5103 domain-containing protein, which yields MRYLLLVLVFLSIQPAGMAQDEVPDYVSAPRPENRNRVYDDDIHTVQLVRNNGYLNDPIIRLGRRETLSLLFDDFSMEVRDINYRIIHCDANWETSDVDFWEYADGMEEGYDNQYEFSRAMNQRYIHYRITFPNEEMQIKASGNYIIQVYRDGDPTKMMITRRFMVVEDRVRLQVNVGKAFDPALRFQKQEVDVIIDHPGYPIYNPSQDVHLVILQNQRWDNAITDLKPIFIEADRLRYDYEEENTFFAGNEYRFFDIRNFNLRSENVEGSIKRPDTIHIFMDKVKPRIQHTVINSRQNIFGNQIIGQTEHEAGSHLDADYAMVYFYLLQDYPTPNTDYYIFGGLSDYEHGDRYKMRYNEVKKRYERPLYLKQGFYNWLFHSVKKGGDKVGDLRPVEGSFSETKNEYTVLVYHRRPGDEFDRLVGLKTVIFPVDVIKKD from the coding sequence ATGCGCTACCTGCTACTCGTACTTGTTTTTCTGAGTATTCAACCCGCCGGAATGGCCCAGGACGAAGTGCCTGATTATGTATCTGCTCCAAGACCTGAAAACCGCAACCGGGTATACGACGACGATATCCACACCGTTCAATTGGTGAGAAACAACGGTTACCTCAACGACCCCATCATTCGCCTGGGCAGAAGAGAAACCTTAAGCCTCCTTTTTGACGACTTCAGCATGGAGGTTCGCGACATCAATTACCGGATAATCCATTGCGATGCGAATTGGGAAACCAGCGATGTGGATTTTTGGGAATATGCCGATGGCATGGAAGAAGGCTACGACAACCAATACGAGTTTTCACGGGCGATGAACCAACGCTACATCCATTACAGAATCACCTTCCCGAATGAGGAAATGCAAATCAAAGCTTCGGGCAACTACATCATTCAGGTATACCGCGATGGTGACCCAACGAAAATGATGATAACGCGGAGGTTTATGGTGGTAGAAGACCGGGTTAGACTGCAGGTAAATGTGGGTAAAGCATTTGATCCGGCCCTGCGTTTTCAAAAACAGGAAGTAGATGTAATTATCGACCACCCGGGTTATCCTATTTACAATCCTTCGCAGGATGTGCATTTAGTGATCCTCCAAAACCAACGCTGGGACAATGCCATTACCGATCTCAAACCCATTTTCATAGAAGCTGATCGATTACGCTATGATTACGAGGAAGAGAACACCTTTTTTGCGGGAAATGAGTACCGCTTTTTCGACATTCGAAATTTTAATCTGCGCTCCGAAAACGTCGAAGGATCCATTAAGCGACCGGATACCATTCACATCTTCATGGATAAGGTAAAACCCCGTATTCAGCATACGGTGATCAATTCCCGGCAGAACATTTTTGGCAATCAAATCATTGGGCAAACGGAGCATGAAGCTGGTTCGCACCTCGATGCCGATTATGCCATGGTCTATTTCTATTTGTTACAAGACTATCCTACTCCGAATACAGACTACTACATTTTTGGCGGACTATCTGATTATGAGCACGGTGATCGCTATAAAATGCGGTACAATGAAGTCAAAAAACGTTATGAAAGACCGTTGTACCTCAAGCAGGGTTTTTACAATTGGCTGTTTCACTCCGTTAAAAAAGGGGGAGACAAAGTCGGGGATCTTCGCCCAGTAGAAGGAAGTTTTTCTGAAACCAAAAATGAATACACCGTTTTGGTGTATCACCGCCGTCCGGGAGACGAATTCGACCGTTTAGTCGGTCTGAAAACAGTAATTTTTCCCGTTGACGTTATCAAGAAAGACTGA